One window of the Zea mays cultivar B73 chromosome 3, Zm-B73-REFERENCE-NAM-5.0, whole genome shotgun sequence genome contains the following:
- the LOC100280900 gene encoding glutamate carboxypeptidase 2, whose amino-acid sequence MATSRCGKQRQPLLHSPTPADANGGGAAKRRRFVSFLAVTAALVASYHLLVPTNSSHYHALFLSLGSNATAAAHLRALTLRPHVAGTEANAATARYVLHAFSSLSFPAHITPYSVLLSYPVHRSLSLAAAPGLAARPFSLVQETYKGDPYAEAAAEVLPTYFAYSGSGSVTAEVVYANYGHNEDYAYLASRGVDVVGKVALVRYGDIHCEDMVRNARAAGAAAAIVYTDAKDFGGSAAKGEKRKWFPDARWLPPTGVQVGTLYYGNGDPTTPLWPSCAAGDDCERLSMEELDGSEEMPGIPALPVSARDGETILKAMGGDVAPPKWQGGDGAPVYRLGPGPAVLNLTYIGNETLATIENVFAVIEGKEEPDRYVIIGNHRDAWTFGAVDPNSGTAAMLEIAERLSKLQAKGWRPRRTIILCSWDAEEFALIGSTEWAEENMDTLASRAIAYLNVDISVFGPGGLMPRATPQLDELIKEASKMVPDPDEPSQTLYDTMMRHHPPITRVAGAGTDFAAFVQHIGVPSLDMSYGLFEEYPVYHSLYDDYVWVERFGDPLFHRHVAVASVWGLIALKLADDEIIPFNYVSYASELEECTKDIVDKCKGFPVSFSPLQNSIKQLESAATKIYKEKKLLQAENWSLKTSKYTLKVREINDRLMMAERAFTNREGLVGRPWYKHMIYASSDQDDWGTKAFPGIVSAMDKAKKSNTTETWRLLQHEIYRVARAVSKASAVLDGKLT is encoded by the exons ATGGCCACGTCTCGCTGCGGTAAACAGCGGCAGCCGCTCCTCCACTCTCCCACGCCCGCAGACGCCAACGGTGGCGGCGCAGCCAAGAGGCGCAGGTTCGTCTCGTTCCTCGCCGTCACGGCAGCTCTTGTCGCGTCCTACCACCTCCTCGTGCCAACCAATTCGTCGCACTACCACGCACTATTCCTCTCCCTCGGTTCCAACGCCACCGCGGCGGCCCACCTACGCGCGCTCACCCTCCGCCCCCACGTCGCTGGCACCGAGGCCAACGCGGCCACCGCCCGCTACGTGCTCCACGCcttctcctccctctccttcCCAGCACACATCACCCCTTACTCGGTTCTCCTCTCCTACCCCGTCCACCGCTCCCTCTCCCTCGCCGCGGCGCCCGGCCTAGCCGCCAGGCCGTTCTCCTTGGTGCAAGAGACCTACAAAGGCGACCCGTACGCTGAGGCCGCCGCGGAGGTCCTCCCGACGTACTTCGCCTACTCGGGATCCGGCTCCGTCACCGCCGAGGTCGTCTACGCCAACTACGGCCACAACGAGGATTATGCTTACCTCGCCTCCCGCGGGGTCGACGTCGTGGGCAAGGTCGCGCTCGTGCGGTACGGTGACATCCACTGCGAGGACATGGTGCGGAACGCGCGCgccgcgggcgccgccgccgctaTCGTGTACACCGATGCCAAGGACTTCGGCGGGAGCGCGGCGAAGGGGGAGAAGCGCAAGTGGTTCCCCGACGCGCGGTGGCTGCCGCCGACAGGCGTTCAGGTCGGGACCCTGTACTACGGGAACGGCGATCCGACCACGCCGCTGTGGCCGTCGTGCGCGGCTGGGGACGACTGCGAGCGGCTGAGCATGGAGGAGCTGGACGGCAGCGAGGAGATGCCGGGCATCCCGGCGCTGCCAGTGTCGGCCAGGGACGGGGAGACAATCCTCAAGGCGATGGGCGGCGATGTCGCGCCACCCAAGTGGCAGGGCggcgacggcgcgcccgtgtaccggctcggccccggcccggCCGTGTTGAACCTCACCTACATT GGAAACGAGACTTTAGCAACAATCGAAAATGTGTTTGCGGTGATAGAAGGAAAAGAGGAGCCTGACAG ATATGTGATCATAGGCAACCATCGTGATGCTTGGACATTTGGAGCAGTTGATCCTAACAGTGGAACAGCAGCCATGCTTGAG ATCGCGGAGAGGCTGTCCAAGCTACAAGCGAAAGGGTGGAGGCCTAGAAGAACAATAATCCTATGCAGTTGGGACGCAGAAGAGTTTGCCCTG ATAGGGTCTACTGAATGGGCCGAGGAGAACATGGACACTCTAGCTTCAAGAGCTATAGCTTACCTGAACGTGGACATATCAGTGTTTGGTCCTGGGGGTCTTATGCCCCGTGCGACCCCTCAActtgatgaattgatcaaagaagCAAGTAAAATG GTACCAGATCCTGATGAACCATCTCAAACCTTGTATGACACCATGATGCGCCATCATCCACCG ATCACTAGAGTGGCTGGTGCTGGAACAGATTTTGCAGCATTTGTCCAGCATATAGGAGTCCCGTCACTCGACATGTCTTATGGGCTGT TTGAAGAATACCCTGTTTACCACTCGTTGTATGATGATTATGTTTGGGTGGAGAGGTTTGGAGACCCCTTGTTCCACAGGCATGTTGCAG TGGCCAGCGTTTGGGGTCTGATTGCACTGAAACTTGCTGACGACGAGATCATACCCTTCAATTACGTCTCTTATGCCTCCGAACTGGAG GAGTGCACAAAAGATATCGTAGATAAATGTAAAGGATTTCCTGTCAGTTTCTCTCCTTTGCAGAACTCCATCAAGCAGCTCGAGAGTGCTGCCACCAAAATTTacaaagagaagaag TTGCTGCAAGCAGAAAACTGGAGCCTAAAGACAAGTAAGTATACGCTGAAAGTCAGGGAGATAAACGACCGGTTGATGATGGCCGAGCGAGCGTTCACCAACCGAGAAGGACTGGTCGGGAGACCATGGTACAAGCATATG ATATATGCATCATCGGATCAAGACGACTGGGGGACCAAAGCCTTCCCTGGTATAGTCtcggccatggacaaggctaagaAGTCCAACACAACCGAGACGTGGCGACTGCTGCAGCACGAGATTTACAGGGTTGCCAGGGCTGTGTCCAAGGCTTCTGCAGTCCTGGATGGTAAACTAACATGA